Within Paenibacillus sabinae T27, the genomic segment GGGTAACTATAGCGTTTGCGATCAAAGAGAAATGTTTTGGTAAAACTGCTATCAAGACCGTCGGCGTAGAAAAAACGGAGATTTTTGACATCATTAAAGTCCACTCCCGCAGACTCAATCAGCTTTATGATGGGAATTCCCTCAGCCAATGTGGTCTCCGGCTCACCCTTTTCATTTATGGAAGTATAATACTGCCGTTCCTTCTCAAATTGTTCGAGTTGTTGAAAGCTGAATGGAATTTCACGTTTGATGTCGTCAGTCCCAACTCTGATGCTTATTTTAAAGTCCGGCTCCGTGGGGAGCGGTTCTTTTTGCCCGTATGTACTGTCCTCTTTCAGAATTACAATAATCTTTTGAATATTCCCTTTCAGCATGGCACTGCTGATTTCGTCCGGATTCTGCTGGCCGTAGCATAAACGCAAGCCAGATGTGCTATCCAGCGCATCCCCATTCTCCTCCGGCTCATTCAATACCGCTGACCGCAATGCCAGCATGGGCGGAACTTCGATTCCGGCAGACGGGTTATAGGTTTGCTCCGTCACTGTTCCGGATTCTGCTATCGATGTATCCTGTTCTGTTTTTAATTGATCCGTATAATGATACCGCTTTGTTTCCAGCAGTTCTTTTCCAGTAAATGCAGCAGGAGCCCCTTCTTTCCAATAAAGATATATATCCTCAACTTCCTCTAAGTTAATTCCCAGAGCTTTCAGATAATCTGAAAGTATAATCCCCTCCCCCAATATCGTTTTGCGTTCCCCATTCTCGGTCATTGTGCTGTACTGGTTGTGGACCGTATTCAAATTCTCATTCTGCTCAGGCACCGCAGCTTGTTCCAGCACTTTTCGCTCTCCAACCTGTACCTGAAGCTTCGCCACTCCTGCATCTTCGCCGCTAACAATCCCGGGATAAGGGTTCAAAGCAAACAGCACCATTACTATTAAAAAAACAGGGATACATCTATTGCAGCAGATCTTGCGGCAGTGTTTTTTTAAGTTCATACTATTTTTCCTTTTCTCCTGAGCTTTTGTTTCGAATCCCGTTGCCGGAAAGAATAAGTTCGTAAGTATGATCATCGATTTTCAAACCGAGGATTTTATTATAGAAATCCAGCACTTCTTTCTTTAAATCCACATCTTTGTACTGTTCCGGGTAAATCGTAGTTCCCAGCCATAATATGGCAAAAAAGGTTTCCAGGCTGCCTCTCTGTCCCCATCTTGTTGCGCCTACGGGAATGTTATAAACCCTATGCTCCCTGACAGCCCTCAGTCCCTGCCATTTTGAATCCTCCATCAAATAGACCACCGTGTCCGCCTCATTGCAGATTATGATATCCGGATCCCACTGATAGATCTGTTCCATGCTGGCAAAGTAGTCGTTCTCATAAAACTTAAGCTGGCCTCCAGCGGATATGTCGATGGCTCCCACGGACGAAATCCAGTCATTTCCCAGTGTTTTAGCCCCATCCGTACGCACGATCTCATTAATTGCATGGTAAACGCGGAATCTGTCCTTCTCGGGAATTTGCCTTTGAATCTCCTTAGCCTGAACAATAACTTTCCTATAATATTGATTGATGGCTGCCGCTTTTTCTGCCGCGATTGACCCAATGGACTCTCCTATCATATGTAAAGCATTAATCTGCTCCTCCATACTGTCATATCCAACTACCAGATAGGGTACGCCAAGTTTATCCAGCTTCGCCCTCTCTCCCTCTGTTAAATACATGGCTTCCTTAATGAAAATCAAATCCGGTTGTAAAGCCATCAGAGTCTCTGCATTGATTGCAGCGCCCGCCATCGGAACTCCAACTTTCTGCATATTGGGGTAAATTCTTTGTAAAAGGAGATCTGTCTTGACTCCGTTAGGAGCAGCTATCATTTTATCGCCAGCCCCTATCATCACCATGGCTTCTCCTGCAAAAGAGTCCAGCGCAGCTATTCGCTTCGGAGAGGCTGGAACTTCTACTTTTCGCCCTATGCAATCCGTGGTTAGTTTGTATCCCTCTCGCGCTGCAACACTTCCATTCGGTTTCTCAGTCAACCTCGAAGTATTACCGTAACAGGCTGTAAGTGAAGTAATGATTGCAATAACAAGCATGATGCAAACCAATCGCCAGATTTTTGATTTTTTGCAAGTATTCATAGGCAGAGCTCCTTTTTCATTCACACTTTCACAAGCTGCCGCGTGGAATGATCTGACGCATGATTCCTTGTTCATCTTGATATACAGCCCTTTTAGCCTCTATCCGGTATACTTTTCTGATCGTTTCCTCTGTAAGCACTTCGTCGGGTGTTCCTGTTTGAAGAATAGTCTGATTCCCCATAACGGACACTTGGACAGATAGCCCCTTGTTTTCAAAATAAAATGCTTGGTTAGGCGAGTGTGTGGCCATCAAAATACCCACATTTTTTTGTTGCACCAGTTTGGCAACCGTCTCCATAAATAACAGTTCGTTGCGGAAGTCCAAGTGTGCTGTAGGTTCGTCCATTATGATAGCCGGAGTTTCCTGCACCAATGCCCGTGCAAGAATAACAAGCTGGAGCTCTCCTCCACTGAGCTTTGTATAAGGCCGCTCTGCCAGATGCAGCATCCCCACAGTCTCTAAAGCCTCAATAGCTAATTCCCGATCTTTTTTACTCGGACCGGCAATCCCATTCCCATATGTTGTCCGTCCCATTAGTACAATCTGTTCCACTGTATAAGGAAAGGAACGCGTATGCAGCTGCGGAACATATGCGATTTGCCTTGCCAAATCTGCAATTTTGTATAATAAAAACGGTTTGCCCCCTAAAAAGATTTCGCCGCGGCTTAATCTTAAAAATCCCAAGATACAATCAAGCAATGTACTCTTTCCGCATCCATTCGGCCCCATCAGACAACAGATTTCTCCTTTAGAAACCGAAAGATTCACATTATTAAAGATTTCTTTCTCCTCATAAGCAAATGAGGCATTTCGAATATCTATGAGAGTCATTACCGCCATCCCCCACCCTTGGTTTTCTTTATAAGGTAGATAAAAAATGGTGCTCCGACCAAAGAGGTTAGAATGCCTAGCGGGATTTCCGATTCTATGATTGTCCTGCTGAGCGTATCAATCAGGATCATAAAGGCAGCACCCAGTGAAATGGACAACGGAATCAGTTTGCGGTTGTCGTTTCCGGCTACCATACGGCCAATATGGGGAATTACCAAGCCAACCCAGCCAACTACGCCGGCCATACAGACCGCTCCAGCAGTGGCAAGTGTTGCCCCTACAATAATAATGGCCTTCGTTTGTATAACATCGACGCCCATGGTTTGCGCCTCTTTGTCACCCATGGAAAGTACGTTAACCTTCCAACTGAACCCGATTAAAATTAGAATCCCCATCCCAATAGGGATCAGCGCCCAAAAATCCTTATAAGCAACGGAAGATAAACTTCCCATCAGCCAATACACAATCGCCGGAAGCTGGCGATCAGTATCTGCCACAAATTTCAACAAGGAGACCAACGCATTAAAAATACTGGATATGATCGTTCCGCCCAGCACCAGCATAATGGTAGGTACTGTTTTGTAAATACGCGCAACCCAGTAACTTGCAGCTACCGCAATCAATCCAAAAACAAAAGCAAATGGATAGGTCGCCCAACTGGCTTGAAAAAGAATGATTGCAAGTGCTGCTCCAAAACCCGCACCAGAGCTAACTCCCAAAAGACCGGAGTTAACCAGGGGATTATGAAAAACCCCTTGAAATGCAGCTCCACTGACAGCAAGCCCAGCGCCTACAAAGGCAGCAGCAATAATTCTGGGTAACCGCAGCTGCAGAACAACAGTAGCACTCTGTATCCCCACATTCGTTCCGCCCTGGGTAAATAACTGGGTAAACGTTAATAAAACCTCTTTGGGATGAGCATGATACCGCCCCAAAAACAGACTGACCACAGACAGCAGAAATGGTATTATTCCAATAAGAATCAGATGTCTAGTTTTCATAATGACTGTTCCTTACCTTTGGAGAACCGCCCCATTTTATCCTGACAACTGTTGAAAGAATAAACGCCAAGATAAGTATTACAGCTACTAAAATCCAAGATATTCGGGAACTATTTCCTGTACTCTGTATCTGCGCCTGTTTCAGTGTCTGCGTCTGTGCCTGCGGTTTTATCTCCATCTCCTTTTGCGCTTCTTCTTGTGCTGCTGCTTCCTCCTTTACACTTTCCTGTGTACTCTGTATCCGCGCCTGTGTCTGCGGTTTTGTCTCCGCCTCCTTTTGCGCTTCTTCTTCTGTATGAGCCGACATTTGAGAAACATCTGTCTGCTGAACTTTCGCCTCTGGCTCTATCTGCTTATCATCCGAAAAATCTTCAGATTGGATTGAATGTTCAGAATGATCAGTGCTGTGTACATTCTCGATAGCCTGCTCCTCTCCAGAAGCTTTTTTTTCAATGTCTACCAGCAAAGGCACTGAATAATTTTTGCTTCCAGTAACAAAGCTAAATTGTTGTTCCTTTTCTGTGGCCATACCGTTTTTGGCCTGTACTCCTTCTTGCACACTAACGTAATACTTCGTATTTTCTTCAAGCGGATTGATCGGAGATAAATATATGTATTGGCGTTTATCAAATTCGATTTGAACATCTGCCGCAAATGCTTTGATTGGAACTTCCGTCCCATCCTCTTTTCTTAAAGAAAACAACGATTTATTTCGCTTCTGGACTTCAAACTGTGCGACATTATGGCTGAACTTGCACTGGATTATTGGATTTATACTGATATTGGTCTCACCATCACGGGGATATGACCAATCCATATAAAGCGGAACAGCAGGACCTCCTCCCCCTCCACTTCCATCACCAACGTCAGCGAATGTGGTAAGAGGCCAGTACATAATCGCAGCCGTCAACAAAATAATAAATACAGCTATTACCCGCCACCAGCTTTTACGTATTACCACAAATTCACCCCTTTCCTCATGGAAGTCCAAGCAAGGTGTTGATCATTTTGCATGCTTCTGCTCTGGTTACATTGGCCTGAGGCGCCAACGTTTTATCAGAATAACCATGAATAATCCCATTTTTAATTGCTATTTCCATACTATCCTTTGCCCAGTCTGACACAGTAGCCGCGTCTATGAAGTCAAGCAACGTTGCTGCACTGCTGTCCTGATACACTGCTGATGTGACGGTGCTGCCCTGATACACTTCTGTTGTGACGCTGCTTTCCTTACTGTTGTCTTTGGAGGGAATCTTTTCTTTCAAATTCAGGCCCGATGCCCGGATCAGCATTACCACAAGCTGCTCACGTGTTACCTTTTCGTTCGGAACAAATCTATTTGCATCAAAACCTTTAACAATACCGCTTGCAGCAGCAGTAGATATGTAATTCTCAGCCCAGTGGTTCTTGGTGTCATTAAATGAGATTGTAGTATTACTCTCCAAGTCAAAAGCTCTCACTAAGATAGCAGCGATTTCAGCTCTTGAATTATATTCATTCGGATGATATGTCCCATCAGCAAATCCATTTATTATCCCCAAATCAGCCAAGGCATTGATTTCATCCCTTGCCCATGAGTTTGCGATATCTGTAAAGTAGGTGAAGTTGTTATCAGCAACCTCTTGATCCACATCATCATCCGATCCCGGCTTTACCGATTTAAAATATAAGTTGATCGGGCTTGACATGGTGCTTCCGTTTTTCGCCGATAATTCCTTCACAACAACAATCTTGTACTCCGTACCCTCCTTCAGCGGCAGAATAGGCTTAATCACAAAATCATTGACCGTTTCCCCCGCTTTCACCTCAATAGGAATTGATTTTGTGCCCTCTTCAAACAGGAAAAACAATTCGGAATTATACGTCAGCATTTCCGGTCCGGAAACATTAAAGGAAAAGGACAGCGTTATAGCCGTGTCCACAGGAACCCCTTTTTGGGAATTCTTTATGGACGAATCTGTCATATACAAAGGAGGAATCGTGACATTATTAATAGGAAGCGGTACTGTCGGACCCCACTTTACTACCTGAGGATCAGCAGATAGATTAAATAAAATCTCATACGGCGATCCAAGGCTGTTGCCCATGTTGGCGTATAAATCCTCATCTATGTGCAGAATATAGTCGGTTTTCGGATCCAGTCCTTCCGCATATACATAGAAGTATTTTGATTCTTCGGTATGCTTAAGCGCTTGAGGATGAGGCGTCACTTTAACAGGAATTTCCTTCCCGGTCTTTGCTTCTTTCATATGAAACTTTGTCAGGTTTTTAGCATTATAACCGGTCATATCATAGCGGTCTTCCTGTGTCTCATCAATAAAGCCTACATTGTTTGAGAATTTCAAGTGAATTTCAAAGCTGCTGCTTTGTCCGCTTGCAATCTCAACCTCATCCAATTTCGGATACATCTTCAGAGGCCTTGTATTATAGGCCGCAAAAGCCGGAACAGTAGCCTGGGTTATGAAAATAATCATCATCCAAACGCAAATCATCCATCGCATCAATTGTTTATAGTTGTTATTTTTCATAAAGTCCCCTTTTCCTTCCCGTCATCCACAACCAATTAATCGATTTACTTATATAATAATATATCTATCTATATCAAAAGAACTAAATAAATAATCATTTAAGCATGTTTCGTTATATTTAAATATATTTCGTTATATTACAACATTATACGTCACTAACTCCGAATAACAATCAGAGTTTAACGTGTAAATTCAACAATTTTATTACAGAGTGACTTTCTATGAAAGTATTACGTAATGTTACATGACACAAAAATTCCATAGGTTAAGAAGCAATTTAAAACGAAGGTAGTACTGGAGGGTCTTATAGGAAGAGTAGACGGTCAACGAGATTCCCGCCAAATATGAAATGAGTTCCGTGATAATTAGCCGGTGGAACGCCGGTTTTCTGAGCCGGGCGTCCATAGTGTTCGAGAAAGGGGAGAGTGAAGCGGACAAGATGAGAAAGGAGTGCGAAGCAAGCAGGAACGCCTGGAAAGCTGGTCGGTCAACTTACCGTTGAAGTCGGCTGGCTAAAGTTTTAAGAAGTTGCTCATTTTTAATCTCCTTTTATTTGCTGTGATTTCAC encodes:
- a CDS encoding FecCD family ABC transporter permease, producing MKTRHLILIGIIPFLLSVVSLFLGRYHAHPKEVLLTFTQLFTQGGTNVGIQSATVVLQLRLPRIIAAAFVGAGLAVSGAAFQGVFHNPLVNSGLLGVSSGAGFGAALAIILFQASWATYPFAFVFGLIAVAASYWVARIYKTVPTIMLVLGGTIISSIFNALVSLLKFVADTDRQLPAIVYWLMGSLSSVAYKDFWALIPIGMGILILIGFSWKVNVLSMGDKEAQTMGVDVIQTKAIIIVGATLATAGAVCMAGVVGWVGLVIPHIGRMVAGNDNRKLIPLSISLGAAFMILIDTLSRTIIESEIPLGILTSLVGAPFFIYLIKKTKGGGWR
- a CDS encoding ABC transporter ATP-binding protein, with product MTLIDIRNASFAYEEKEIFNNVNLSVSKGEICCLMGPNGCGKSTLLDCILGFLRLSRGEIFLGGKPFLLYKIADLARQIAYVPQLHTRSFPYTVEQIVLMGRTTYGNGIAGPSKKDRELAIEALETVGMLHLAERPYTKLSGGELQLVILARALVQETPAIIMDEPTAHLDFRNELLFMETVAKLVQQKNVGILMATHSPNQAFYFENKGLSVQVSVMGNQTILQTGTPDEVLTEETIRKVYRIEAKRAVYQDEQGIMRQIIPRGSL
- a CDS encoding Ig-like domain-containing protein — protein: MVIRKSWWRVIAVFIILLTAAIMYWPLTTFADVGDGSGGGGGPAVPLYMDWSYPRDGETNISINPIIQCKFSHNVAQFEVQKRNKSLFSLRKEDGTEVPIKAFAADVQIEFDKRQYIYLSPINPLEENTKYYVSVQEGVQAKNGMATEKEQQFSFVTGSKNYSVPLLVDIEKKASGEEQAIENVHSTDHSEHSIQSEDFSDDKQIEPEAKVQQTDVSQMSAHTEEEAQKEAETKPQTQARIQSTQESVKEEAAAQEEAQKEMEIKPQAQTQTLKQAQIQSTGNSSRISWILVAVILILAFILSTVVRIKWGGSPKVRNSHYEN
- a CDS encoding ABC transporter substrate-binding protein — translated: MNTCKKSKIWRLVCIMLVIAIITSLTACYGNTSRLTEKPNGSVAAREGYKLTTDCIGRKVEVPASPKRIAALDSFAGEAMVMIGAGDKMIAAPNGVKTDLLLQRIYPNMQKVGVPMAGAAINAETLMALQPDLIFIKEAMYLTEGERAKLDKLGVPYLVVGYDSMEEQINALHMIGESIGSIAAEKAAAINQYYRKVIVQAKEIQRQIPEKDRFRVYHAINEIVRTDGAKTLGNDWISSVGAIDISAGGQLKFYENDYFASMEQIYQWDPDIIICNEADTVVYLMEDSKWQGLRAVREHRVYNIPVGATRWGQRGSLETFFAILWLGTTIYPEQYKDVDLKKEVLDFYNKILGLKIDDHTYELILSGNGIRNKSSGEKEK
- a CDS encoding S-layer homology domain-containing protein, with product MKNNNYKQLMRWMICVWMMIIFITQATVPAFAAYNTRPLKMYPKLDEVEIASGQSSSFEIHLKFSNNVGFIDETQEDRYDMTGYNAKNLTKFHMKEAKTGKEIPVKVTPHPQALKHTEESKYFYVYAEGLDPKTDYILHIDEDLYANMGNSLGSPYEILFNLSADPQVVKWGPTVPLPINNVTIPPLYMTDSSIKNSQKGVPVDTAITLSFSFNVSGPEMLTYNSELFFLFEEGTKSIPIEVKAGETVNDFVIKPILPLKEGTEYKIVVVKELSAKNGSTMSSPINLYFKSVKPGSDDDVDQEVADNNFTYFTDIANSWARDEINALADLGIINGFADGTYHPNEYNSRAEIAAILVRAFDLESNTTISFNDTKNHWAENYISTAAASGIVKGFDANRFVPNEKVTREQLVVMLIRASGLNLKEKIPSKDNSKESSVTTEVYQGSTVTSAVYQDSSAATLLDFIDAATVSDWAKDSMEIAIKNGIIHGYSDKTLAPQANVTRAEACKMINTLLGLP